The Paenibacillus sp. FSL R7-0204 genome includes a region encoding these proteins:
- a CDS encoding DUF7667 family protein, with product MMLAVHQRLAELYTLSLKRPLAPAEQDELQHCLHANTVYCWEMARLQIEALLAADTQDTQWQQEISAQLLEVRVSGKPGKRP from the coding sequence ATGATGCTTGCAGTTCATCAGCGCCTTGCCGAGCTGTACACCCTGAGTCTGAAGCGTCCGCTGGCTCCGGCGGAGCAAGACGAGCTTCAGCACTGCCTGCATGCCAACACCGTCTACTGCTGGGAAATGGCCCGCCTCCAGATTGAAGCCCTGCTGGCAGCGGATACTCAAGATACCCAGTGGCAACAAGAGATCAGCGCTCAGCTGCTGGAGGTCCGGGTAAGCGGGAAGCCGGGGAAACGGCCTTGA
- a CDS encoding ABC transporter ATP-binding protein, which produces MSLETSKQTADGVLNTDNSKVEEQTLEERFIYKDDDVIDKAFDWKQFTRLFSYMKPYARQMLPLVSIMMILGTITKLTVPFLTSMAIDKAIAPKDGNTSLTLLYTLTASVIILYLIQWIAGVYRIKYTNVIGQRVIYDLRSDLFRHIQKLSFNFFDKRPAGSVLVRVTNDINSLQDLFTNGVVNLMIDCVQLLGIMIILLLINWKLGLAVMITVPIMFLISTKLRQRIRIAWQDVRMKNSRINSHLNESIQGIRVTQAYTQEEENMHYFDAMNMDSRKSWNKASAMNQAFGPIIEVTGGFGTMILFWFGAYLIQSGELTVGFLVAFSSYVSNFWDPINRLGQMYNQLLVAMASSERIFEYLDEQPAVQDKPGATPLSKIKGDIHFDNVVFEYEKGRAALKGINLDVHAGQSIALVGHTGSGKSTIINLIGRFYDIKSGGITIDGRDIRDVTLQSLREQIGIVLQDTFIFSGTIRDNIRFGRLDATDEEIEASAKAVDAHDFIVKLPAGYDTEVEERGSALSMGQRQLLSFARALLADPRILILDEATASIDTETEIKIQEALKLLLQGRTSFIVAHRLSTIRHADKIVVLDHGEIKEEGNHAELTKHDGIYNGLIEAQFRFL; this is translated from the coding sequence ATGAGTCTTGAGACCTCCAAGCAGACCGCTGACGGCGTATTAAATACCGACAACAGTAAGGTTGAAGAACAGACACTTGAAGAACGTTTTATCTATAAAGATGATGATGTGATCGACAAGGCTTTTGACTGGAAGCAGTTCACCCGCTTATTCAGTTATATGAAGCCATATGCGAGGCAGATGCTGCCGCTGGTCTCAATTATGATGATTCTGGGTACGATTACCAAGCTGACGGTTCCATTCCTGACCAGTATGGCGATTGATAAAGCGATTGCTCCAAAAGACGGAAACACCAGCTTGACGCTGCTCTACACATTAACGGCTAGTGTAATCATTCTGTATCTGATTCAATGGATTGCGGGCGTATACCGAATCAAATATACGAATGTGATTGGCCAGCGGGTGATTTATGATCTGCGATCGGACCTGTTCCGGCATATCCAGAAGCTGTCCTTCAACTTCTTCGATAAACGTCCGGCCGGATCCGTCCTGGTCCGGGTGACCAATGATATTAACTCGCTGCAGGATTTGTTCACCAACGGGGTCGTCAATCTAATGATTGACTGTGTGCAGCTGCTGGGCATTATGATTATTCTGCTGCTGATCAACTGGAAGCTGGGGCTGGCCGTGATGATTACGGTGCCTATTATGTTCCTGATCTCGACCAAGCTGCGGCAGAGAATCCGTATTGCCTGGCAGGATGTGCGTATGAAGAACTCGCGGATCAACTCCCATCTGAATGAGTCGATTCAGGGGATTCGCGTCACCCAGGCCTACACGCAGGAAGAAGAGAACATGCATTATTTCGATGCCATGAATATGGACAGCCGGAAGTCGTGGAACAAGGCCTCAGCCATGAACCAGGCATTCGGTCCGATCATTGAAGTCACCGGCGGCTTCGGGACGATGATTCTCTTCTGGTTCGGGGCTTACCTAATTCAATCGGGAGAGCTTACGGTCGGCTTCCTGGTCGCCTTCAGCAGTTATGTCAGCAACTTCTGGGACCCGATCAACCGGCTGGGACAGATGTACAACCAGCTGCTCGTTGCGATGGCTTCCTCAGAGCGGATCTTCGAGTATCTCGATGAGCAGCCTGCCGTTCAGGATAAGCCGGGAGCGACCCCGCTGTCCAAGATTAAGGGAGATATTCACTTCGATAATGTTGTGTTTGAATATGAGAAGGGCCGTGCGGCACTCAAGGGCATTAATCTGGATGTCCACGCAGGCCAATCCATTGCACTCGTAGGACATACCGGCTCCGGCAAAAGCACGATTATCAACCTGATCGGCCGGTTCTATGATATCAAGAGCGGTGGCATTACCATTGACGGACGGGATATCCGCGATGTTACACTCCAGAGCCTGCGCGAACAGATCGGGATTGTATTGCAGGATACCTTCATCTTCTCGGGAACGATCCGCGACAACATCCGCTTCGGGCGGCTGGATGCCACGGACGAAGAGATTGAGGCGTCCGCCAAGGCTGTAGACGCCCACGATTTCATCGTCAAGCTGCCTGCCGGCTATGATACTGAAGTAGAGGAGCGGGGAAGCGCACTGTCCATGGGACAGCGCCAGCTGCTCTCCTTCGCCCGGGCGCTGCTGGCCGATCCGCGGATTCTGATTCTGGATGAAGCGACCGCCAGCATTGATACGGAGACGGAGATCAAGATTCAGGAAGCGCTGAAGCTGCTGCTTCAGGGCCGGACCTCCTTCATCGTTGCCCACCGGCTCTCGACCATCCGTCATGCGGATAAGATTGTGGTGCTGGATCACGGCGAGATTAAGGAAGAAGGCAATCATGCCGAGCTGACTAAGCACGACGGTATTTATAACGGACTAATTGAAGCACAGTTCCGCTTCTTGTAG
- a CDS encoding ABC transporter ATP-binding protein, with amino-acid sequence MDVLRQLRGFYREKLHYLILSIVCLAAATAVGLITPNLLRRLIDDVIIPLKFTEVPVLALSVLAVIIVKACLQFAHGFFGGRLGNFLAYRLRNACYEKLQFLSFRYYDTAKTGDLMSRLTGDLEAIRMFIGFGFAQLLNVFFMVLFGSIMMFTINWQLTLVTLITMPVLAVVALRFESKIHPAFQEMRLALSSLTTAVQENVTGVRTVKSFAREAYEVEKFSHRNERYKDNQIFAAELWSKFFPFMELLASVSVAILLGVGGTLVINKQMSLGELVAFFSLIWYIIGPVWGLGFHINNYTQSKASGERVLEVLNQTIDVRDKDNARELAAAEVKGEVEFDHVTFAYGNKMPAVKDIHFHAEPGAVIGFLGGTGSGKSTITQLMMRAYDVNQGSIKLDGVDIREFQVRSLRSQISTVFQETFLFSSSIRNNISYGLKNVSMDEIIRAAELAKAHDFIMEMPEGYDTVVGERGMGLSGGQKQRIAIARALLKNPRILILDDATSAVDMETEHEIQAGFQEVMRGRTTLIIAHRISSLRHADQIIVMNEGRMVQQGTHQELIAVPGPYQDVYRIQYADYLARDMKREAGDPA; translated from the coding sequence ATGGATGTTCTCAGGCAACTGCGGGGCTTTTATCGGGAGAAGCTGCACTATCTGATTCTGTCGATTGTATGTTTGGCGGCCGCAACTGCAGTGGGGCTTATTACCCCCAATTTGTTAAGGAGATTGATCGATGATGTTATTATTCCCCTAAAGTTTACTGAGGTGCCCGTACTCGCTCTCAGTGTGCTTGCTGTCATTATTGTCAAGGCGTGCCTGCAGTTTGCCCATGGATTTTTCGGTGGACGGCTGGGGAATTTCCTGGCTTACCGGCTGCGCAATGCCTGTTACGAGAAGCTGCAATTTCTGTCCTTCCGGTATTATGATACGGCGAAGACAGGTGACCTGATGTCCCGGCTGACCGGGGATTTGGAAGCAATCCGCATGTTCATCGGCTTCGGATTTGCCCAATTGCTGAATGTGTTCTTCATGGTTCTGTTCGGCTCCATTATGATGTTCACCATCAATTGGCAGCTGACGCTGGTTACTCTGATCACAATGCCGGTTCTGGCGGTGGTTGCACTCAGATTTGAATCCAAGATTCACCCGGCCTTTCAGGAGATGCGCTTGGCGTTAAGTTCCCTGACAACGGCTGTACAGGAGAATGTCACCGGAGTAAGAACGGTCAAATCGTTTGCCAGAGAGGCCTACGAAGTTGAGAAATTCTCACACCGTAATGAACGTTATAAAGATAATCAGATTTTTGCAGCTGAGCTGTGGAGTAAATTCTTCCCGTTCATGGAGCTGCTGGCGTCGGTCAGTGTAGCAATCCTGCTGGGTGTCGGCGGTACGCTGGTTATCAACAAGCAGATGTCGCTGGGTGAGCTGGTTGCGTTCTTCAGCCTGATCTGGTACATCATCGGTCCGGTCTGGGGACTCGGGTTCCACATCAATAACTATACCCAATCGAAGGCCTCCGGCGAACGTGTGCTGGAAGTGCTGAATCAGACAATCGATGTCCGGGATAAAGACAATGCCCGCGAGCTTGCAGCGGCAGAAGTGAAGGGTGAGGTGGAGTTCGATCATGTCACCTTCGCTTATGGCAACAAAATGCCGGCAGTCAAGGATATTCATTTCCATGCGGAGCCTGGTGCGGTCATTGGATTCCTTGGCGGAACGGGTTCCGGTAAATCCACGATTACCCAGCTGATGATGCGTGCTTATGATGTGAATCAGGGCAGTATCAAGCTCGATGGCGTGGATATCCGCGAGTTCCAGGTCCGTAGTTTGCGCTCGCAAATATCGACGGTATTCCAGGAGACCTTCCTGTTCTCCTCATCGATCCGCAATAATATCTCTTATGGACTGAAGAATGTCAGCATGGATGAGATCATCCGTGCCGCCGAGCTGGCGAAGGCGCATGACTTTATTATGGAGATGCCGGAAGGCTACGATACGGTAGTCGGTGAGCGGGGAATGGGTCTCTCGGGCGGCCAAAAGCAGCGGATTGCCATCGCCCGCGCACTGCTCAAGAATCCGCGGATTCTTATTCTGGATGATGCCACCAGTGCGGTGGACATGGAGACAGAGCATGAGATTCAGGCCGGGTTCCAGGAGGTTATGCGCGGACGGACCACCTTGATTATTGCCCACCGGATCTCCTCCCTGCGCCATGCCGATCAGATCATTGTCATGAATGAAGGGAGAATGGTCCAGCAGGGCACCCATCAGGAATTGATCGCGGTCCCGGGACCTTACCAGGATGTGTACCGGATTCAGTATGCCGATTATTTAGCCAGGGATATGAAGCGAGAGGCGGGTGATCCGGCATGA
- the sufB gene encoding Fe-S cluster assembly protein SufB: MAKKAPDMEEYQYGFRDEHKSIFQSGKGLTEEIVREISAIKNEPEWMLEFRLKSLEQFRKMPMPKWGGNLDDLDFEDIQYYVRPSEKQGKTWEEVPSEIKETFDKLGIPEAEQKFLAGVSAQYESEVVYHSMQQNLEDQGVIFTDTDSALRDHPELFKKFFGTIIPPADNKFAALNSAVWSGGSFIYVPKGVKCEVPLQAYFRINSENMGQFERTLILADEDSFVHYVEGCTAPIYSTNSLHSAVVEILCMKNARVRYTTIQNWAPNIYNLVTKRAVAEENATMEWVDGNIGSKLTMKYPAVVLKGRGAKGSVLSIAVAGKNQHQDAGAKMIHLAPDTTSTIVSKSISKHGGKVTYRGLASFGRKAEGAKSNIKCDTLILDNESTSDTIPYNEIMNDNIVLEHEATVSKVSEEQLFYLMSRGLSEADATQMIIMGFIEPFTKELPMEYAVEMNRLIKFEMEGSIG, translated from the coding sequence ATGGCTAAGAAAGCGCCTGATATGGAGGAATACCAGTACGGATTCCGTGACGAGCACAAGTCGATATTTCAGTCTGGTAAAGGACTCACGGAAGAAATCGTCCGGGAAATCTCCGCAATCAAAAACGAGCCGGAATGGATGCTGGAATTCCGGCTGAAATCCCTGGAGCAGTTCCGTAAGATGCCAATGCCGAAATGGGGCGGCAATCTGGATGATCTGGATTTCGAGGATATCCAATATTATGTTAGACCTTCCGAGAAGCAGGGCAAGACTTGGGAGGAGGTACCTTCCGAGATCAAAGAGACCTTCGACAAGCTGGGAATTCCGGAAGCGGAGCAGAAGTTCCTTGCCGGTGTCTCTGCACAGTATGAATCTGAGGTAGTCTATCATAGCATGCAGCAGAACCTGGAGGATCAGGGTGTGATCTTCACAGATACGGATTCCGCACTGCGTGATCATCCTGAGCTGTTCAAGAAGTTCTTCGGCACAATCATTCCGCCTGCAGACAACAAGTTCGCCGCACTTAACAGTGCCGTTTGGTCAGGAGGCAGCTTCATCTATGTTCCGAAGGGTGTGAAGTGTGAAGTTCCTTTGCAGGCTTACTTCCGCATCAACTCCGAGAATATGGGACAATTCGAGCGTACTCTGATTCTGGCAGACGAAGACAGCTTCGTGCATTACGTTGAAGGCTGTACTGCCCCGATCTACAGCACGAACTCTCTGCATAGTGCAGTGGTTGAAATTCTCTGCATGAAGAACGCTCGTGTCCGTTATACCACCATTCAAAACTGGGCACCGAACATCTACAACCTCGTTACCAAACGTGCGGTTGCCGAAGAGAATGCTACGATGGAATGGGTAGATGGCAACATCGGCTCCAAGCTGACTATGAAATATCCTGCGGTTGTTCTTAAAGGCCGTGGAGCCAAGGGTTCTGTATTGTCCATCGCGGTAGCGGGCAAGAATCAGCATCAGGATGCAGGCGCCAAAATGATCCACTTGGCACCGGATACCACCTCAACCATCGTATCCAAGTCGATCAGCAAGCACGGCGGCAAGGTCACTTACCGTGGACTTGCTTCCTTCGGCCGCAAGGCAGAAGGCGCGAAATCCAATATCAAATGCGATACGCTCATTCTGGATAACGAGTCCACCTCGGACACGATTCCTTACAATGAGATCATGAACGATAACATTGTGCTTGAGCACGAAGCGACGGTCTCCAAGGTATCTGAGGAGCAGCTATTCTACCTCATGAGCCGCGGTCTCTCCGAAGCTGATGCCACGCAGATGATTATCATGGGCTTCATCGAGCCGTTCACCAAGGAGCTGCCGATGGAATATGCGGTTGAGATGAATCGTCTCATAAAATTCGAAATGGAAGGAAGCATCGGGTAA
- the sufU gene encoding Fe-S cluster assembly sulfur transfer protein SufU codes for MNLDDLYRRVIMDHYKNPRNRGSFEDDALKIELNNPTCGDRITLQLKVEDGIVQDARFSGEGCSISMSSASMMTEAVKGQSIAHALEMADSFSSLMKGEEADFGDYEDIEALSGVNKFPARIKCATLAWNALRKGIDTQRSL; via the coding sequence ATGAACTTGGATGACTTATATAGACGCGTAATTATGGATCATTACAAAAATCCCCGGAATCGCGGCTCATTTGAAGATGACGCACTTAAGATTGAGCTCAATAACCCTACCTGCGGCGACCGCATTACGCTTCAGCTTAAGGTGGAGGATGGGATCGTCCAGGACGCCCGTTTCAGCGGCGAAGGCTGTTCAATCAGCATGTCGTCGGCTTCGATGATGACGGAAGCGGTCAAGGGCCAATCGATAGCGCATGCGCTTGAGATGGCCGACAGCTTCTCCTCTCTAATGAAGGGTGAGGAAGCAGATTTCGGTGACTACGAAGATATTGAAGCCCTGTCCGGTGTTAATAAATTTCCGGCGCGGATCAAATGTGCCACTCTGGCCTGGAACGCGCTTCGCAAAGGCATAGATACGCAAAGAAGCTTATAA
- a CDS encoding cysteine desulfurase: MISSQIREQFPILNQKINGHPLVYLDSAATSQKPRQVIEAVKSYYEWDNANVHRGVHTLGSRATDAYEGAREKLKNFINARSVKEIIFTRGTTTALNIVASSYGPSVLKEGDEIVITQMEHHSNFIPWQQLAKNTGATLKFLPLQKDGTITLEDAEQTITARTKIVAIAYVSNVMGVTHPIKELAAIAHRNGAVIVVDGAQSTPHLKVDVQELDCDFYALSGHKMLAPTGIGALYGKKALLEAMEPVEFGGEMIDDVGLYESTWKELPWKFEGGTPIIAGAVGLGAAIDFLQEVGMDEIHRHEMQLAAYAEQRLSEVSDLTIYGPRNRQVGVVTFNLGDVHPHDVATVLDAEGVAVRAGHHCCQPLMRWLEVSSTARASFYLYNTEQDVDALVQALLKAKEYFSYELG; encoded by the coding sequence ATGATTAGCAGTCAGATCCGGGAGCAGTTTCCCATCCTGAACCAGAAGATCAACGGCCATCCGCTGGTCTACCTGGACAGTGCGGCCACTTCACAGAAGCCGCGCCAGGTCATTGAGGCGGTCAAGTCTTACTACGAATGGGATAATGCCAACGTACACCGCGGGGTGCATACCCTGGGGAGCCGGGCAACCGATGCGTATGAAGGTGCCCGCGAGAAGCTGAAGAACTTCATTAATGCCCGCAGTGTGAAGGAAATTATCTTCACACGCGGGACAACGACCGCGCTCAATATTGTAGCTTCCTCTTACGGTCCTTCCGTCCTGAAGGAAGGGGATGAGATCGTGATTACCCAGATGGAGCATCACAGCAATTTCATTCCCTGGCAGCAGCTGGCCAAGAACACCGGGGCTACCCTGAAATTCCTGCCGCTGCAAAAGGACGGTACGATCACGCTGGAGGATGCCGAGCAGACGATTACTGCCCGGACCAAGATCGTAGCCATTGCGTATGTATCCAATGTCATGGGCGTTACTCATCCTATCAAAGAGCTTGCAGCGATTGCCCACCGGAACGGTGCAGTAATTGTGGTGGACGGTGCACAGAGCACACCGCATCTGAAGGTGGATGTGCAGGAACTGGATTGCGATTTCTACGCCTTGTCCGGGCACAAGATGCTTGCACCTACTGGTATCGGTGCTCTCTACGGCAAGAAGGCGCTGCTGGAAGCTATGGAGCCGGTTGAATTCGGCGGCGAGATGATCGATGATGTCGGGCTGTATGAGTCTACCTGGAAGGAGCTGCCGTGGAAGTTCGAAGGCGGAACACCGATTATTGCTGGTGCCGTCGGCTTAGGAGCAGCGATTGATTTCCTGCAGGAGGTCGGGATGGATGAGATTCACCGCCACGAAATGCAGCTTGCAGCATATGCGGAGCAGCGGCTGTCGGAGGTCAGTGATCTGACGATCTATGGTCCCCGCAACCGTCAGGTGGGGGTAGTCACCTTCAATCTGGGTGATGTTCATCCGCATGATGTGGCCACCGTGCTGGATGCGGAAGGCGTGGCTGTCCGCGCGGGGCATCATTGCTGCCAGCCGCTCATGCGCTGGCTGGAGGTCAGCTCCACCGCCCGGGCGAGCTTCTACCTGTACAACACTGAACAAGATGTAGATGCGCTGGTTCAAGCCTTACTTAAGGCAAAGGAGTATTTCAGCTATGAACTTGGATGA
- the sufD gene encoding Fe-S cluster assembly protein SufD encodes MTTQTILPVDAQQLGAQSQSSGEPGWLKDSRLKALELAAGLDLPKLEKTRIDRWNINNYGEYKPSQALAALQDAPASIAGLIEGQEEGSLIIQRNSGAVYARLAPELAAQGVIFTDLQTAVREHGDLVQRYLHKAVLPEEHSIAALHAALWNGGVFLYVPKNVVIETPLQAVLLTDDAEAAFVPHILIVADTNSSLTYVDNYVSDKTEAGLHNGAVEVFVGAGATVRYATVHQLGQDTTDVTYRRAVVENDGTIEWIIGEMNYGDTASDTKSVLKGNGSSSDAKVIAVGSGSQKLSYTTQAQHFGRNTPSDMITRAVMRDSATSIINGITKIEKGATRADGQQTEKVLMLSPKARGDANPILLIDEDDVTAGHAASVGQVNYEQVYYLMSRGLSRHDAETLIIYGFLAPVVSQIPLEGLRNQLQSLVERKLGQ; translated from the coding sequence ATGACGACGCAAACCATTCTTCCCGTGGATGCACAGCAGCTCGGCGCACAATCGCAGAGTAGCGGCGAACCGGGCTGGCTGAAGGACAGCCGTTTGAAGGCTCTGGAGCTTGCCGCAGGGCTTGACCTGCCGAAGCTGGAGAAGACACGGATTGACCGCTGGAATATCAACAACTACGGGGAATACAAGCCAAGCCAGGCGCTGGCGGCACTTCAAGATGCACCGGCTTCTATTGCCGGGCTGATTGAAGGACAAGAGGAAGGCAGCCTGATTATTCAACGGAATTCAGGGGCTGTATATGCCCGCCTGGCTCCGGAGCTGGCTGCGCAAGGTGTTATTTTCACCGATTTGCAGACTGCAGTCAGAGAGCATGGAGACCTTGTTCAGCGTTATCTGCATAAGGCAGTATTGCCGGAAGAGCACTCCATCGCCGCACTGCATGCAGCACTATGGAACGGCGGGGTATTCCTCTATGTTCCGAAGAATGTTGTCATCGAGACTCCGCTGCAGGCGGTTCTGCTCACGGATGACGCTGAAGCTGCCTTTGTACCGCATATTCTGATTGTTGCCGATACTAACAGTTCGTTGACCTACGTGGATAACTACGTATCCGATAAGACTGAAGCGGGTCTGCATAACGGAGCCGTTGAAGTATTCGTAGGTGCAGGTGCCACTGTGAGATACGCTACCGTACATCAGCTGGGACAGGATACAACGGATGTGACGTACCGCCGCGCCGTTGTGGAGAATGACGGCACCATTGAATGGATCATCGGTGAGATGAACTATGGAGATACAGCCAGCGATACCAAATCGGTGCTTAAAGGCAACGGCTCAAGCTCAGATGCGAAGGTCATTGCTGTAGGCTCCGGTTCGCAGAAGCTGAGCTATACTACACAAGCCCAGCACTTCGGCAGAAATACACCAAGTGACATGATCACGCGTGCTGTTATGCGGGATTCAGCAACCTCGATTATTAACGGAATTACGAAGATTGAGAAGGGCGCTACCAGAGCTGACGGACAGCAGACAGAGAAGGTTCTGATGCTAAGCCCCAAAGCGCGCGGAGACGCCAACCCGATCCTCCTTATAGATGAAGATGATGTAACCGCAGGCCATGCCGCTTCCGTAGGACAGGTCAATTACGAGCAAGTCTATTACCTGATGTCCCGGGGATTATCGCGGCATGACGCAGAAACACTGATCATATACGGCTTCCTTGCACCTGTTGTATCGCAAATTCCACTGGAGGGACTGCGCAATCAGCTCCAATCTCTTGTGGAAAGGAAGTTAGGCCAATGA
- the sufC gene encoding Fe-S cluster assembly ATPase SufC, which yields MAAEFVIEGLKATIEGKEILKGINLQMKGGEIHAVMGPNGTGKSTLASALMGHPKYVVTEGTAVLEGEDLLEMAVDERARAGLFLGMQYPSEISGVTNSDFLRSAINSRREEGSEISLIRFIRQMEAKMKELDMNPEFLHRYLNEGFSGGEKKRNEILQMMMLDPKIVILDEIDSGLDIDALKIVADGVNTMRSPERGFLIITHYQRLLNYIKPDYVHVMMQGRIVKSGGPELAHRLEADGYEWIKEELGIEDETVGQEA from the coding sequence ATGGCAGCAGAATTTGTCATTGAGGGACTGAAAGCGACGATTGAAGGAAAAGAAATTCTGAAGGGGATTAACCTTCAGATGAAGGGCGGAGAAATTCACGCCGTGATGGGACCGAACGGTACTGGTAAAAGTACGCTGGCCTCCGCGTTGATGGGTCACCCGAAATATGTTGTTACAGAAGGCACAGCTGTGCTTGAAGGTGAGGATCTGCTTGAGATGGCAGTGGATGAGCGCGCCCGCGCCGGGTTGTTCCTCGGGATGCAATATCCAAGTGAAATCAGCGGAGTGACGAACTCCGACTTCCTGCGCAGTGCGATTAACTCGCGCCGTGAAGAGGGCAGTGAGATCTCACTGATCCGCTTCATCCGCCAGATGGAAGCCAAGATGAAAGAACTGGATATGAACCCTGAATTCCTGCACCGTTATCTGAATGAAGGCTTCTCCGGCGGGGAGAAGAAGCGTAACGAGATTCTGCAAATGATGATGCTGGACCCTAAGATCGTCATTCTTGACGAAATTGACTCCGGCCTTGATATTGACGCACTCAAAATTGTTGCCGATGGTGTGAACACCATGCGCAGCCCGGAACGCGGATTCCTGATTATTACCCACTACCAGCGTTTGCTTAATTACATCAAGCCCGACTATGTGCATGTCATGATGCAGGGACGGATTGTGAAATCCGGCGGCCCTGAGCTGGCCCACAGACTGGAAGCTGATGGTTATGAATGGATTAAGGAAGAACTCGGCATCGAAGACGAAACTGTAGGACAAGAAGCTTAG
- a CDS encoding nitroreductase family protein → MKDVSTTVRERRTIRRFSAAPVEQERIISLVNEAAGLYESEGTPHWRCLYFGTPESREELAESMMAKVTGGRLGKLLPARMTDLLRRQITGTPAHVIFIAESAGTERQRDENYAAVCSIMQTVQLLGWEQGLGMLWYTDPLILSESFYKLIGWREGERFAGILEIGSFDKAPRGRKRTPAERKWTIIGEDSRQLEDAAPFSAYNVLRLLNEAVWAPNDGMREPWRFIYVTGDKTEASGKLQFSEEAPSPPFLLVVAREETDPHKQDEDYAAVCSLIQNFQLLARSEGWQLRRRIPEWVYDRKLCESFGLRPLERIVAVLEAGEHKRYSNSVFPIPAVKITIN, encoded by the coding sequence ATGAAGGATGTGTCCACAACGGTTAGGGAACGGCGGACCATTCGGAGATTCAGCGCTGCACCGGTTGAACAAGAACGGATTATTTCCTTGGTAAATGAGGCGGCTGGCTTATACGAGTCCGAAGGAACGCCGCACTGGCGCTGTCTTTACTTCGGTACTCCCGAGTCCCGTGAAGAGCTGGCTGAATCCATGATGGCGAAGGTGACGGGCGGCCGGCTCGGGAAGCTCCTTCCTGCCCGCATGACAGATCTTCTAAGAAGGCAAATCACGGGTACTCCCGCTCATGTAATCTTCATCGCCGAGTCCGCCGGCACGGAGCGGCAGCGGGATGAGAATTACGCGGCGGTCTGCAGCATCATGCAAACGGTTCAGCTTCTGGGCTGGGAACAGGGGCTGGGGATGCTGTGGTACACGGATCCCTTGATTCTGAGCGAATCGTTCTATAAGCTCATCGGCTGGCGTGAAGGAGAGCGGTTTGCGGGGATACTGGAAATCGGCTCCTTCGACAAAGCGCCGCGAGGACGAAAAAGAACACCGGCAGAACGGAAATGGACAATTATCGGGGAAGACAGCCGCCAGCTTGAGGATGCCGCCCCTTTCTCTGCATACAATGTCCTTAGGCTGCTGAACGAGGCGGTCTGGGCGCCGAATGATGGCATGCGGGAGCCTTGGCGGTTCATCTATGTGACGGGTGATAAGACAGAGGCATCAGGCAAACTGCAGTTCTCTGAAGAGGCACCTTCACCGCCGTTTCTGCTGGTCGTAGCCAGAGAAGAGACGGACCCGCACAAGCAGGACGAGGATTATGCCGCGGTGTGCAGCCTAATACAGAATTTTCAACTGCTGGCCCGGTCTGAAGGGTGGCAGTTGCGCCGCAGGATTCCGGAATGGGTCTATGACCGGAAGCTGTGTGAGTCCTTCGGGCTTCGTCCGCTGGAACGGATCGTCGCAGTACTTGAAGCGGGGGAACATAAGCGGTATTCAAATTCCGTTTTTCCTATTCCCGCAGTGAAGATAACCATTAATTAA
- a CDS encoding MarR family transcriptional regulator, which yields MHSSEGLKRLLYDRFLHFSHLVEETFATEMDVFTDLTRKNGITLTSTSLTSIHVIDCIGNQEPVNSTTIAESMKLSKASITKISTKLLQDGCIKRSRMNDNKKEIYFSLTPKGRQLFELHARMHENLEEKFIEKMGEFSEPELQASLKFIQMMIDENRMLPLNLSEFE from the coding sequence ATGCATTCCTCTGAAGGACTTAAGCGGCTGCTGTATGACCGTTTTCTCCACTTCTCCCATTTAGTTGAAGAGACTTTCGCAACCGAAATGGATGTATTTACTGATCTCACACGGAAGAACGGGATTACTCTCACTTCAACCAGCTTGACCAGCATTCATGTCATCGACTGCATCGGCAATCAGGAGCCTGTCAACAGCACTACCATTGCGGAGAGCATGAAATTGTCCAAGGCGAGCATCACTAAGATCAGCACCAAGCTTCTCCAGGATGGCTGCATTAAGCGGAGCCGGATGAATGACAACAAGAAAGAAATCTACTTCAGCCTTACTCCTAAAGGCAGACAGCTCTTTGAACTCCACGCCCGGATGCACGAGAACCTGGAGGAGAAATTCATTGAGAAAATGGGTGAATTCTCGGAACCGGAGCTGCAGGCTTCACTGAAATTCATTCAAATGATGATTGATGAGAATAGAATGCTCCCCCTGAATCTTAGTGAATTCGAGTAG